In one window of Thalassotalea agarivorans DNA:
- a CDS encoding type IV pilus modification PilV family protein, which translates to MVYKTLSKGFTLIEIIIGIVVLSIAFAIVGTLIGPTDRQSADHILQVKAAELAQSILHDVSNRAFDHNSDMAGGRLRCGEPTMLACTTEANFGPEAGETGRDLFNDVDDFHGFNQRVNATGDAIDDSYDSFVVLVNVTYAGTEMGLDNEDAKKILVSVTTSLGTEMLFTTYKTNY; encoded by the coding sequence ATGGTTTATAAAACGCTTTCAAAAGGGTTTACGTTAATAGAAATCATCATAGGTATTGTGGTGTTGTCTATTGCATTTGCTATTGTTGGTACTTTGATAGGGCCCACAGATCGCCAAAGTGCTGATCATATATTGCAAGTGAAAGCGGCAGAGCTTGCGCAAAGTATCTTACATGACGTTAGCAATCGCGCTTTTGACCATAACTCTGATATGGCAGGCGGCAGGTTACGCTGTGGCGAGCCAACCATGTTGGCGTGTACAACAGAAGCAAATTTTGGTCCAGAAGCAGGCGAAACAGGCCGCGATTTATTTAACGACGTTGATGATTTTCATGGGTTTAATCAACGGGTCAATGCCACCGGAGACGCCATTGATGACAGCTACGATAGTTTCGTCGTGCTCGTGAATGTCACTTATGCAGGCACTGAAATGGGCTTAGATAACGAAGATGCAAAAAAAATCCTTGTGTCAGTAACTACATCGCTGGGCACAGAAATGTTGTTTACCACCTATAAGACGAATTACTAA
- a CDS encoding prepilin-type N-terminal cleavage/methylation domain-containing protein: protein MNSRGFTLVELIVVIVIVGIIALFALPKFFNLSTDAKTEIVREMAVAMKESADLVYDKAVIKGIENEPPASTNPPTVDVGTGGSYGVRLAYGYPSSQPGYAHNWALLLDFDRQDWDVKLLGKPQGVGTIIFYDKGLKLDFDKFTGISGQAPTSDMQCLAFYIAPNKKGGLPATGYIPCL, encoded by the coding sequence ATGAATAGTCGTGGATTTACATTAGTAGAATTGATTGTTGTTATTGTCATTGTTGGCATTATAGCATTATTTGCGCTGCCTAAGTTTTTTAACCTATCTACCGATGCGAAAACTGAAATCGTCAGAGAAATGGCAGTAGCAATGAAAGAGTCTGCTGACTTGGTTTACGATAAAGCGGTCATTAAGGGCATAGAAAATGAACCGCCGGCCTCTACTAATCCACCAACAGTTGATGTCGGGACTGGCGGCAGTTATGGTGTGCGATTGGCTTATGGTTATCCAAGTTCTCAACCAGGCTATGCCCACAACTGGGCATTATTGTTAGATTTTGATCGTCAGGATTGGGATGTTAAATTACTAGGTAAGCCTCAAGGTGTTGGAACGATTATCTTTTATGACAAAGGGCTTAAACTCGATTTTGATAAATTTACGGGAATTTCAGGTCAAGCACCGACATCAGATATGCAGTGTTTAGCCTTTTACATTGCACCGAATAAAAAAGGCGGGCTACCTGCCACAGGTTATATTCCCTGCCTATAA
- a CDS encoding PilW family protein, translated as MTSKKTLKLLSKQQGFTLIELVSVIVLLGIMAVGFTSFIGLTTQSYVNATVRDELIASARFSVERINRELRHAVPNSMRVTEAFDGSIKCLEFIPIKASTSYVDIPVAPETAESEFPVIPFINQQGNDYLCSNCGDFVTVYPSSTAAVYTNLSSSVSSGRSFPITDIADDATTSDQWTVTLANGSGVLFEEESPTRRLYVFDSPVSFCMSDAQGLVRYSNYPISVNQPLPPNNANQSLMAQNFEPLITYRPFEVIQPTQQRNALVQIELRFSQNNEQIVFENEVHVMNTP; from the coding sequence ATGACGAGCAAGAAGACACTTAAACTACTATCTAAACAACAAGGCTTTACCTTGATAGAGCTTGTGTCTGTTATTGTATTGCTTGGCATTATGGCGGTAGGTTTTACAAGCTTTATTGGCCTAACAACACAATCTTATGTCAACGCCACCGTACGCGATGAGCTTATCGCAAGTGCAAGGTTTTCTGTCGAGCGCATTAATCGCGAACTCAGGCATGCAGTGCCAAACAGTATGCGCGTTACAGAAGCGTTTGATGGTTCAATTAAGTGTTTAGAGTTTATTCCAATCAAAGCATCAACATCATACGTTGATATTCCAGTAGCCCCAGAGACTGCTGAAAGTGAATTTCCGGTTATTCCTTTCATTAATCAGCAAGGCAATGATTATTTGTGTAGTAATTGTGGCGACTTCGTTACCGTCTATCCATCGAGTACTGCAGCGGTTTATACCAACCTGTCGTCTTCAGTTTCTTCAGGCCGCAGTTTTCCTATTACAGACATTGCTGATGATGCAACCACAAGCGATCAATGGACAGTGACGCTGGCAAATGGCAGTGGCGTATTGTTCGAAGAAGAGTCTCCAACAAGACGATTATATGTGTTTGATTCACCTGTTAGCTTTTGTATGAGTGATGCACAAGGATTGGTTAGATACTCAAATTATCCTATTTCTGTGAATCAGCCTTTGCCGCCCAATAATGCTAATCAAAGTTTAATGGCACAGAATTTTGAACCACTGATCACCTATAGACCTTTTGAAGTGATTCAACCAACGCAACAACGAAATGCGTTAGTGCAAATTGAGTTACGTTTTTCGCAAAACAATGAGCAAATTGTATTTGAAAATGAAGTGCACGTGATGAATACGCCGTAA
- a CDS encoding prepilin-type N-terminal cleavage/methylation domain-containing protein: MKKQSGFTLIELVVVLIVIGLLAVTAIPKFIDFTDQAKQANIEGMAGGFATGISLVRAQWEVEGRPQNTSGQNAVNYEGTLMILTTESSDGSVRPGYAVGLSDGENLDGAFDVTNCVEVWTNLLQNPPLVAGDIAELNSSDRFKYLVSQSGGGSGALCHYHLKETLNKDANNNYVAPSNLTGEGNSFTYQPANSAVVVYINN; encoded by the coding sequence ATGAAAAAACAATCAGGTTTCACACTTATAGAGTTAGTGGTTGTTTTAATTGTTATTGGCTTATTAGCGGTTACGGCAATACCGAAATTTATCGATTTTACCGATCAAGCTAAGCAAGCAAATATCGAAGGTATGGCTGGTGGCTTTGCTACGGGCATTTCGCTCGTGCGCGCGCAATGGGAAGTTGAAGGTCGACCTCAAAATACTTCTGGCCAAAATGCGGTAAATTATGAAGGCACATTGATGATCCTTACCACAGAAAGTAGCGATGGTTCTGTTCGTCCAGGCTACGCTGTAGGGTTAAGTGATGGTGAAAACTTAGATGGTGCATTTGATGTAACAAACTGCGTAGAAGTTTGGACCAATTTATTACAAAACCCGCCATTGGTGGCTGGGGATATTGCTGAACTAAATAGCTCAGACAGATTTAAGTATTTAGTAAGCCAATCTGGTGGTGGTTCTGGTGCATTGTGTCACTACCACTTGAAAGAAACACTAAATAAAGATGCGAACAACAACTATGTAGCTCCTTCGAACCTAACGGGAGAGGGAAATAGCTTTACATATCAACCGGCTAATAGCGCAGTTGTTGTTTATATAAACAATTAA
- a CDS encoding prepilin-type N-terminal cleavage/methylation domain-containing protein, whose product MMTANCQLYKSKQSGFTLVELIVVIIIIALLAVTALPKFVNLQTDARDASLAGVKSALESQASLIYGRAVVKGVEIDDKTAGSFVEAESSADPVFTHFGYPVGNYDEGVGRAMNIRSSETPNADRTEFGHITDEESGITYTLFFFTKRFKSDADIALTLTSECIVVYEEPENVGELPDIYVNPCT is encoded by the coding sequence ATGATGACAGCCAATTGCCAACTATATAAAAGCAAACAGTCAGGCTTTACTTTGGTGGAGCTGATAGTTGTCATAATTATTATTGCTTTATTAGCGGTAACTGCATTGCCTAAGTTTGTTAACTTACAAACAGATGCGCGAGATGCATCCCTTGCTGGCGTGAAAAGCGCACTGGAGTCACAAGCCTCGCTTATCTATGGCAGAGCCGTAGTTAAAGGTGTTGAGATAGACGATAAAACAGCTGGCTCATTTGTTGAAGCAGAAAGCTCGGCGGATCCAGTCTTTACTCATTTTGGTTACCCGGTTGGCAACTACGATGAAGGTGTGGGTCGCGCAATGAATATTCGCTCGTCAGAAACACCTAATGCTGACCGCACAGAATTTGGTCATATTACTGATGAAGAATCAGGCATTACTTACACTTTGTTTTTCTTCACTAAACGATTTAAATCAGACGCAGACATCGCGCTGACGTTAACCAGCGAATGCATTGTTGTGTATGAAGAACCCGAAAATGTCGGTGAATTGCCCGATATTTATGTAAACCCTTGCACCTAG
- a CDS encoding prepilin-type N-terminal cleavage/methylation domain-containing protein has protein sequence MNKAFLHSKGFTLIELVVIILLLTILSVTVLPRFQTTDAYEAYTYRSQLISALRLTQQRAMQQTNPNAVGAGQSFCHQIIIENKRYGIPNRLDCSVTSFPTGWEPDETGLIVDPSHDITISISGSANPSNVAFDSWGRPAATSDCAGGCLIDITSAVDAVQIAIEPEGYIHGL, from the coding sequence ATGAATAAAGCGTTTTTACACAGCAAAGGTTTTACATTAATTGAACTTGTCGTCATCATTTTGTTGTTGACGATACTGTCGGTGACGGTGTTACCTCGCTTTCAAACGACTGATGCCTATGAGGCATATACTTATCGCTCCCAGCTGATTTCTGCACTTAGACTGACACAACAACGTGCTATGCAACAAACCAACCCTAATGCTGTTGGCGCAGGGCAGAGCTTTTGTCATCAAATTATCATTGAAAATAAGCGCTACGGTATTCCAAATCGGCTCGATTGTTCGGTGACCAGTTTTCCTACGGGTTGGGAGCCAGATGAAACGGGCTTAATCGTCGACCCCTCTCACGATATAACGATTTCAATTTCTGGCTCAGCTAATCCGTCCAACGTGGCGTTTGACAGTTGGGGCCGACCTGCAGCTACAAGTGATTGTGCCGGTGGCTGTCTAATTGATATCACCTCGGCGGTTGATGCCGTACAAATAGCTATTGAGCCAGAAGGGTATATTCATGGTTTATAA
- a CDS encoding type II secretion system protein codes for MTLNGLKQGFTLIELVVVIVILGILAVTAAPYFINLQDDARTADLEGIKAAFVTEAELVYAKALIDGKESNLSDSVEYTADTSKTAAIKYGYPTAAEMINLLGIDASEGATSTDTDFKYKVTPGTGGGGDTLIIYFASSGKVYDDIKYYTESCIVFYTEPIDANPSDPIFTVEECP; via the coding sequence ATGACTTTAAATGGTTTGAAACAAGGCTTTACCTTAATTGAGCTTGTCGTTGTTATCGTTATTTTAGGTATTTTGGCGGTAACGGCAGCGCCTTACTTTATCAATTTACAAGATGATGCACGTACTGCGGATTTAGAAGGCATTAAAGCAGCCTTTGTCACAGAAGCTGAGTTGGTTTATGCCAAAGCACTTATAGACGGTAAAGAATCAAATTTATCAGATTCGGTAGAATACACTGCAGACACAAGCAAAACCGCTGCTATCAAATATGGCTATCCAACTGCCGCAGAGATGATAAACCTACTTGGTATTGATGCGAGTGAAGGAGCGACATCTACCGATACCGACTTTAAGTATAAAGTAACGCCAGGCACAGGTGGTGGAGGCGACACCTTGATCATTTATTTTGCTAGTAGCGGCAAAGTATACGATGATATCAAATACTATACAGAATCATGCATTGTCTTTTATACCGAGCCAATAGACGCGAACCCAAGCGATCCCATTTTTACTGTCGAAGAATGCCCTTAA
- a CDS encoding type II secretion system protein — MKNFSNQKGFTLIELVVVIVILGILAVTAAPRFINLQDDARTATLEGVEAAMSSAAALVYSKALIDGTETVDTGESVQWGPNVAQVTTITYGYPTADDDGILAVLDLDATEFESAETAADSGIFVVWPVGQYTAIGDITPASSGCITVYDVSGFTGAGDQPVITTNPCPSTP; from the coding sequence ATGAAAAACTTTTCAAACCAAAAAGGTTTCACGCTAATTGAATTAGTAGTGGTAATTGTAATTCTAGGTATTTTAGCGGTAACCGCGGCGCCTCGTTTTATCAATCTTCAGGATGATGCTAGAACAGCAACTTTAGAAGGTGTTGAAGCTGCTATGTCAAGTGCAGCAGCTTTAGTATATTCAAAAGCGTTGATAGATGGTACTGAAACAGTTGATACTGGTGAAAGCGTCCAATGGGGTCCTAATGTAGCGCAGGTTACAACTATTACTTATGGATACCCAACCGCGGATGACGATGGAATCTTGGCAGTTTTGGATTTAGATGCGACTGAATTCGAAAGCGCAGAAACAGCTGCTGACTCAGGCATCTTTGTTGTTTGGCCTGTTGGGCAATACACTGCTATCGGTGACATCACTCCAGCAAGCAGTGGTTGTATTACTGTTTACGATGTTTCGGGTTTTACAGGTGCAGGCGACCAACCAGTCATCACTACAAACCCTTGTCCATCGACACCATAG